One window of the Mitsuaria sp. 7 genome contains the following:
- the plsY gene encoding glycerol-3-phosphate 1-O-acyltransferase PlsY, whose translation MQSVLFPLLAALAVLAGYLIGSLSFAVIVSRLMGLSDPRSYGSGNPGATNVLRSGNKAAAILTLVFDALKGYVPVLLVLKFGPAYGLEEGTAALVGLAAFVGHLWPVFFKFIGGKGVATAAGVLLAINPWLGLSVLGVWIVMAVVFRYSSLASLAAAVAAPLLQMLIWDVGPELPAIALMSLLLIWRHAPNIKKLMAGTESKLGQKSAPVPHVPVAKSHRHEQSRAHKSSHKPKHPSK comes from the coding sequence ATGCAAAGTGTCCTGTTCCCCTTGTTGGCCGCGTTGGCCGTGTTGGCCGGGTATCTGATCGGCTCCCTGTCCTTCGCGGTGATCGTCAGCCGGCTGATGGGCCTGTCCGATCCGCGCAGCTACGGCAGCGGCAACCCGGGGGCGACCAACGTGCTGCGCTCCGGCAACAAGGCCGCCGCCATCCTGACGCTGGTCTTCGACGCGCTCAAGGGTTACGTGCCCGTGCTGCTGGTGCTGAAGTTCGGCCCGGCGTACGGCCTGGAGGAGGGCACCGCCGCGCTGGTCGGCCTGGCCGCCTTCGTCGGCCACCTCTGGCCGGTCTTCTTCAAGTTCATCGGCGGCAAGGGCGTCGCCACCGCGGCCGGCGTGCTGCTCGCGATCAACCCGTGGCTGGGCCTGTCCGTGCTCGGCGTGTGGATCGTGATGGCGGTCGTCTTCCGCTACTCGTCGCTGGCGTCGCTGGCCGCCGCCGTCGCCGCGCCGCTGCTGCAGATGCTGATCTGGGACGTCGGTCCCGAGCTGCCGGCCATCGCGCTGATGAGCCTGCTGCTGATCTGGCGCCACGCGCCCAACATCAAGAAGCTGATGGCGGGCACCGAGAGCAAGCTGGGCCAGAAGTCGGCCCCGGTCCCTCACGTGCCTGTCGCCAAGTCCCATCGCCACGAACAGTCGCGGGCGCACAAGTCTTCCCACAAACCCAAGCACCCCAGCAAATGA
- a CDS encoding L-threonylcarbamoyladenylate synthase, with product MAQIFEVHPDNPQARFLRQAAQILSQGGIGAIPTDSSYALVCQLDDKAAAEALRRIRGVDDKHHMTLLCRDLSELGSYARVDNKQYRMIKTATPGPFTFILEATKEVPRRLSHPSRRTIGLRVPDHRVTQDLLALIGGPLLATTLIPPGEHEPINDPEEITARYDKLIQLIIDAGACPMKPTTVVDLTAEPPVLVRRGCGDPACLGLELQEAEEE from the coding sequence ATGGCCCAGATCTTCGAAGTCCACCCCGACAACCCGCAGGCCCGCTTCCTGCGCCAGGCGGCGCAGATCCTGAGCCAGGGCGGCATCGGCGCGATCCCGACCGACTCCAGCTACGCGCTGGTCTGCCAGCTCGACGACAAGGCCGCCGCCGAGGCGCTGCGCCGCATCCGCGGCGTCGACGACAAGCACCACATGACCCTGCTGTGCCGCGACCTCAGCGAGCTCGGCAGCTACGCCCGCGTCGACAACAAGCAGTACCGGATGATCAAGACCGCCACGCCGGGTCCGTTCACCTTCATCCTGGAGGCGACCAAGGAAGTGCCGCGGCGCCTGTCGCACCCGTCGCGCCGCACCATCGGCCTGCGCGTGCCGGACCACCGCGTCACGCAGGACCTGCTCGCGCTGATCGGCGGACCGCTGCTGGCCACGACGCTGATCCCGCCCGGCGAGCACGAGCCGATCAACGACCCCGAAGAGATCACCGCCCGCTACGACAAGCTGATCCAGCTGATCATCGACGCGGGCGCCTGCCCGATGAAGCCGACCACGGTCGTGGACCTGACGGCAGAGCCGCCGGTCCTGGTGCGGCGCGGCTGCGGCGATCCGGCCTGCCTGGGCCTGGAGCTCCAGGAAGCCGAGGAGGAATGA
- a CDS encoding aminoacyl-tRNA deacylase — translation MSKKSAHVSETLATQMLRQHKVVFGEHVYDYVDHGGTGESSKQLGVPEHEVVKTLVMQDEKAQPLIVLMHGDCTVSLKELARQIPCKKVEPCKPDVAQRHSGYLVGGTSPFGTRKAMPVFVESSVLALPRILINGGRRGYLISLEPRVLTELLEARPVECALKSGAE, via the coding sequence ATGAGCAAGAAATCCGCCCATGTCAGCGAGACGCTGGCGACGCAGATGCTGCGCCAGCACAAGGTCGTGTTCGGCGAGCACGTCTACGACTACGTCGATCACGGCGGCACCGGCGAGTCCTCCAAGCAGCTCGGCGTGCCCGAGCACGAGGTCGTCAAGACGCTGGTGATGCAGGACGAGAAGGCGCAGCCGCTGATCGTGTTGATGCACGGCGACTGCACCGTCAGCCTGAAGGAACTCGCCCGCCAGATCCCCTGCAAGAAGGTCGAGCCCTGCAAGCCCGACGTCGCGCAGCGCCATAGCGGCTACCTCGTCGGAGGCACCTCGCCGTTCGGGACGCGCAAGGCGATGCCGGTGTTCGTTGAATCCAGCGTGCTGGCGCTGCCCCGGATCCTGATCAACGGCGGGCGCCGCGGTTACCTGATCAGCCTCGAACCCCGGGTTTTGACGGAGCTGCTCGAGGCCCGTCCGGTCGAGTGCGCGCTGAAGTCCGGGGCAGAATAG
- a CDS encoding 3',5'-nucleoside bisphosphate phosphatase — protein sequence MHAQTNADLHCHSTISDGTLQPEALAARAKANGVELWALTDHDEVGGQQRAMAAAKAAGLPYLTGVEISVTFAGKVVHIVGLGFDHEDPRIDAGLRATRGGRGGRAREMSDDLAKAGIHGAYEGALKFAGNPELISRTHFARFLVETGQCSDVPEVFRRYLTEGKPGYVPHRWAALRDAVGWIVDAGGVAVIAHPGRYGFTPTEEYALITEFIAHGGRGIEVVTGSHTAADMIQYTDTALEFDLLASRGSDFHSPEESRVDVGKLDQHLSGRLKPVWDALEHRIHWPA from the coding sequence TTGCACGCGCAGACGAACGCGGACCTCCACTGCCACTCGACCATCTCCGACGGCACCCTGCAGCCCGAGGCCCTGGCCGCGCGCGCCAAGGCCAACGGCGTCGAGCTCTGGGCGCTGACGGACCACGACGAGGTCGGCGGCCAGCAGCGCGCGATGGCGGCCGCGAAAGCGGCGGGGCTGCCCTACCTGACAGGCGTCGAGATCTCCGTGACCTTCGCCGGCAAGGTCGTGCACATCGTGGGCCTGGGTTTCGACCATGAAGACCCGCGCATCGACGCCGGCCTGCGCGCCACGCGCGGCGGTCGCGGCGGACGGGCCAGGGAGATGTCCGATGACCTCGCCAAGGCGGGCATCCACGGCGCCTATGAGGGCGCGCTCAAGTTCGCCGGCAATCCGGAGCTGATCTCCCGCACCCATTTCGCGCGCTTCCTGGTGGAGACCGGCCAGTGCTCGGACGTGCCCGAGGTCTTCCGCCGCTACCTCACCGAGGGCAAGCCCGGCTACGTGCCGCACCGCTGGGCGGCGCTGCGCGACGCGGTCGGCTGGATCGTCGATGCCGGCGGGGTGGCCGTCATCGCGCACCCGGGCCGCTACGGCTTCACGCCGACCGAGGAGTACGCGCTGATCACCGAGTTCATCGCGCACGGCGGACGCGGCATCGAGGTCGTCACCGGCAGCCACACCGCGGCGGACATGATCCAGTACACCGACACGGCGCTTGAATTCGACCTGCTCGCCTCCCGCGGCTCGGACTTCCACAGTCCGGAGGAAAGCCGCGTGGACGTCGGCAAACTCGACCAGCATCTCTCCGGCCGGCTGAAACCGGTGTGGGACGCGCTGGAGCATCGCATCCACTGGCCGGCCTGA
- a CDS encoding bifunctional diguanylate cyclase/phosphodiesterase: MPTTHLQPPDPLSIALSAIIRDGALDIHFQPLVEVERANILGYEALTRGPADTPLHSPLVLFETAARLGRLVELERIVVRRALRRFKELNLPGQLFLNLTADTLLATSDRGALIAREFAQLDLPASRVVIELTETRPILEPERLQDSMRSLRELGFVVALDDLGEGFASLKRWMDIRPDFVKIDRHFIDGIAQDPLKQQFVRSILEMAATSGCTVVAEGLEQFSDLTVLRRLGVPVCQGYLLARPSAAPRAALRAEVDALLAPEHRRRNADWMRLPPDAITTAAQLARRSHTVTPKLNCQTVADMFQRDEQLFSMPVLDESNRPIGILRSLQVLKRSAERYFMDIHEKRSCTALMDPQPLIFDAGTSLREMSDAISSLDDRLMVDGFIVTRNGEYFGTGRSTDLLKAVSDLQVHSARYANPLTLMPGNVPTDQHLDALLHEAREFVVVAWDIDHFKPFNDVYGYAAGDDIIKLCAQILQDAADPALDFVGHIGGDDFVMVLGSPDWTARVTRVCREFDRQIRPFFSAEHQALGGYVTLNRQNQESFNPLPTLSAGVIQVQPGAFDSVRALSAALAEPKHVAKCGTGPSRYFVDRRRTSASATDMAPLLESAG; the protein is encoded by the coding sequence ATGCCGACCACCCACCTGCAACCGCCCGACCCGCTCAGCATCGCCCTGTCCGCCATCATTCGAGACGGCGCGCTGGACATCCACTTCCAGCCCCTTGTCGAGGTCGAACGCGCGAACATCCTGGGCTACGAGGCGCTCACGCGCGGGCCGGCGGACACGCCGCTGCATTCGCCGCTGGTGCTGTTCGAGACCGCCGCGCGGCTGGGCCGGCTCGTGGAGCTGGAACGCATCGTCGTACGCCGTGCGCTGCGCCGCTTCAAGGAACTCAATCTCCCCGGCCAGCTCTTCCTCAACCTCACCGCCGACACGCTGCTCGCCACCAGCGACCGCGGCGCGCTGATCGCCCGCGAGTTCGCGCAGCTCGACCTGCCCGCGTCGCGCGTGGTCATCGAGCTCACCGAGACCCGACCCATCCTCGAGCCCGAGCGCTTGCAGGACAGCATGCGCAGCCTGCGCGAGCTGGGCTTCGTCGTCGCGCTGGACGACCTGGGCGAGGGCTTCGCGAGCCTGAAGCGCTGGATGGACATCCGGCCCGACTTCGTCAAGATCGACCGGCACTTCATCGACGGCATCGCGCAGGATCCGCTCAAGCAGCAGTTCGTGCGCTCCATCCTCGAGATGGCGGCCACCTCCGGCTGCACCGTCGTCGCCGAAGGCCTCGAACAGTTCAGCGATCTCACCGTGCTGCGCCGTCTCGGCGTGCCGGTCTGCCAGGGCTACCTGCTCGCGCGTCCGAGCGCCGCCCCGCGCGCCGCGCTGCGCGCCGAGGTGGACGCGCTGCTCGCGCCCGAGCACCGCCGCCGCAACGCCGACTGGATGCGCCTGCCGCCCGACGCGATCACCACCGCCGCGCAACTGGCCCGCCGCAGCCACACCGTCACGCCCAAGCTCAACTGCCAGACCGTCGCCGACATGTTCCAGCGCGACGAGCAGCTGTTCTCCATGCCGGTGCTGGACGAATCGAACCGCCCCATCGGCATCCTGCGCTCGCTGCAGGTGCTCAAGCGCAGCGCCGAGCGCTACTTCATGGACATCCACGAGAAGCGCTCCTGCACCGCGCTGATGGATCCGCAGCCGCTGATCTTCGACGCGGGCACCTCGCTGCGCGAGATGAGCGACGCGATCTCCAGCCTGGACGACCGGCTGATGGTCGACGGCTTCATCGTCACCCGCAACGGCGAGTACTTCGGCACCGGCCGCAGCACCGACCTGCTGAAGGCCGTCTCCGACCTGCAGGTCCACAGCGCGCGTTACGCCAACCCGCTGACGCTGATGCCAGGCAACGTGCCGACCGACCAGCACCTGGACGCGCTGCTGCACGAGGCGCGCGAGTTCGTCGTCGTCGCCTGGGACATCGACCACTTCAAGCCCTTCAACGACGTCTACGGCTACGCCGCGGGCGACGACATCATCAAGCTCTGCGCGCAGATCCTGCAGGACGCCGCCGACCCGGCGCTGGACTTCGTCGGCCACATCGGCGGCGACGACTTCGTGATGGTGCTGGGCTCGCCCGACTGGACCGCCCGCGTCACCCGCGTCTGCCGCGAGTTCGACCGCCAGATCCGCCCGTTCTTCTCGGCGGAGCATCAGGCGCTGGGCGGCTACGTGACGCTGAACCGCCAGAACCAGGAATCCTTCAATCCGCTGCCGACGCTGAGCGCCGGCGTGATCCAGGTGCAACCCGGCGCCTTCGACAGCGTGCGTGCGCTGTCCGCCGCGCTGGCCGAGCCCAAGCACGTCGCCAAGTGCGGCACGGGACCGAGCCGCTACTTCGTCGACCGCCGCCGAACCAGTGCCAGCGCCACGGACATGGCGCCGCTCCTAGAATCGGCGGGGTGA
- the trxC gene encoding thioredoxin TrxC translates to MDTDHSSAAVSLHIVCPSCGAKNRVPRERLSESPDCGRCSTPLMRAEALDLTPEVFDKFVAGTELPVVVDCWAEWCGPCRMMTPQFEKAAAMLPEVRFVKLDTEAAPQQSARYGIRSIPTMLLFLDGQEIARESGAMPAAAIVEWVRKQLLG, encoded by the coding sequence ATGGACACCGACCACTCCTCCGCCGCCGTCAGCCTCCACATCGTCTGCCCGTCCTGCGGCGCGAAGAACCGCGTGCCGCGCGAGCGCCTGAGCGAGTCGCCTGACTGCGGCCGCTGCAGCACGCCGCTGATGCGGGCCGAGGCGCTGGACCTCACGCCGGAGGTGTTCGACAAGTTCGTCGCCGGCACGGAGCTGCCGGTCGTCGTCGATTGCTGGGCGGAGTGGTGCGGCCCCTGCCGGATGATGACGCCGCAGTTCGAGAAGGCCGCGGCGATGCTGCCCGAGGTCCGCTTCGTCAAGCTCGACACCGAGGCCGCGCCGCAGCAGAGCGCGCGCTACGGCATCCGCAGCATTCCCACGATGCTGCTGTTCCTCGACGGGCAGGAGATCGCCCGCGAGTCCGGCGCGATGCCGGCAGCGGCGATCGTGGAGTGGGTGCGCAAGCAGTTGCTCGGCTGA
- a CDS encoding DNA alkylation repair protein, with the protein MTDAASTSSYNLKDLIGETALRSLASVFAESAPGFQRKRFMAVATDGLEPLSIMQRVHRVAEALDAALPGSFAAKLDAVVAAAPNTGGAFVNMGLCDFVASYGLNDPAASLKALKRMTAHGTAEFAIRPFLRQDQAGTLKTMTRWASDRDEHVRRLASEGCRPRLPWSFRLDALVADPAPLAEILQALRADDSLYVRRSVANNLNDITKDHADWVFAHVAHWDLEDERSAWIVKHALRSRIKQGDARALKLIGASEGALAVVERLAIEPSRVAIGGEIEIAFELRSTAETTQRLVVDYAVHYVKKNGRASPKVFKLKTVELAAGASTTIRIRRALRNFTTRTHYAGTHAIEVMVNGQRLADGTFELLVG; encoded by the coding sequence ATGACGGACGCCGCCTCGACCTCCAGCTACAACCTCAAGGACCTGATCGGCGAGACCGCGCTGCGGTCGTTGGCGTCCGTGTTCGCCGAATCGGCGCCGGGCTTCCAGCGCAAGCGTTTCATGGCCGTGGCGACCGACGGGCTCGAGCCGCTGTCGATCATGCAGCGCGTGCACCGCGTGGCCGAGGCGCTCGATGCCGCGTTGCCGGGCAGCTTCGCGGCGAAGCTCGATGCGGTGGTCGCCGCGGCGCCGAACACCGGCGGCGCATTCGTGAACATGGGGCTGTGCGATTTCGTCGCGAGCTACGGGCTGAACGATCCCGCGGCGTCGCTGAAGGCGCTCAAGCGGATGACCGCGCACGGCACCGCTGAATTCGCGATCCGCCCCTTCCTGCGCCAGGATCAGGCCGGCACGCTGAAGACGATGACGCGCTGGGCCTCGGACCGCGACGAGCACGTCCGCCGCCTGGCCAGCGAGGGCTGCCGGCCGCGGCTGCCGTGGTCGTTCCGGCTCGACGCGCTGGTCGCAGATCCGGCGCCGCTGGCGGAGATCCTGCAGGCGCTGCGCGCCGACGACAGCCTCTACGTGCGGCGCTCCGTCGCCAACAACCTGAACGACATCACCAAGGACCATGCGGATTGGGTGTTCGCACATGTAGCCCATTGGGACCTCGAGGACGAGCGCAGCGCGTGGATCGTCAAGCATGCGCTGCGCTCGCGGATCAAGCAGGGCGACGCGCGGGCGCTGAAGCTGATCGGCGCCAGCGAAGGCGCGCTGGCCGTCGTGGAGCGGCTCGCGATCGAGCCGTCACGCGTGGCCATCGGCGGAGAAATCGAGATCGCCTTCGAACTGCGATCGACCGCGGAGACGACGCAGCGTCTGGTCGTCGACTACGCCGTGCACTACGTGAAGAAGAACGGCCGCGCGTCGCCGAAGGTCTTCAAGCTGAAGACGGTGGAACTCGCGGCCGGCGCGTCGACGACGATCCGCATCCGCCGCGCGCTGCGCAACTTCACGACGCGCACGCACTACGCGGGCACGCATGCGATCGAAGTGATGGTCAACGGTCAGCGGCTTGCTGACGGGACGTTCGAATTGCTGGTGGGATGA
- a CDS encoding type II toxin-antitoxin system MqsA family antitoxin: protein MEALKTCPFCGKEAVQQRSEMRETEYKGHRAQLPLHYLVCEACGADFGSAHEAKLTRRATLAWRKQIDGLLPGCDIAALRKRYGLTQAQAATLFGGGSVAFSKYENDEVMQSEAMDALLRLVADDARAFETLVHEKGMGGEIRGQGDEPAIRQAAHHSERKATDQTALYEPRQFRLTEEDRALKGKKP, encoded by the coding sequence ATGGAGGCTCTGAAAACCTGCCCCTTCTGCGGCAAGGAGGCTGTTCAACAACGGTCCGAAATGCGGGAGACGGAATACAAGGGACATCGAGCACAACTGCCATTGCACTACCTGGTGTGCGAAGCATGTGGCGCCGATTTCGGTTCTGCCCACGAGGCGAAGTTGACTCGCCGCGCAACCCTCGCATGGCGCAAGCAGATCGATGGACTGCTTCCTGGTTGCGACATTGCCGCGCTGAGAAAGCGCTATGGCCTGACGCAGGCTCAGGCTGCCACGCTGTTTGGCGGTGGGTCCGTCGCCTTCAGCAAGTATGAGAACGATGAGGTCATGCAGTCCGAGGCCATGGACGCGTTGCTCAGGCTCGTCGCCGATGACGCCCGAGCGTTTGAGACGCTCGTTCACGAGAAGGGAATGGGAGGTGAGATTCGTGGCCAGGGTGATGAACCTGCCATCCGGCAAGCCGCCCATCACAGCGAACGCAAGGCGACGGATCAGACAGCGCTTTACGAACCCAGGCAATTCCGTTTGACCGAAGAGGACCGCGCGCTAAAAGGGAAGAAGCCCTGA
- a CDS encoding RidA family protein has translation MSNIERFDVGARLSEMAIHNGVVYLAGQVPEDATADVKGQTEQVLAMIDKLLARAGSDKTKILRAQLYIADVKDLAGMNAAWDAWVPAGHTPPRATVEAKLAKPEWKIEIVITAAV, from the coding sequence ATGAGCAACATCGAACGCTTCGACGTCGGCGCGCGTCTCTCCGAGATGGCCATCCACAACGGCGTGGTCTACCTGGCCGGCCAGGTGCCGGAAGACGCCACCGCCGACGTCAAGGGCCAGACCGAACAGGTGCTGGCGATGATCGACAAGCTGCTGGCCCGCGCCGGCAGCGACAAGACGAAGATCCTGCGCGCGCAGCTCTACATCGCCGACGTCAAGGACCTGGCCGGCATGAACGCCGCCTGGGACGCCTGGGTGCCGGCCGGCCACACGCCGCCGCGCGCGACGGTCGAGGCCAAGCTGGCGAAGCCGGAGTGGAAGATCGAGATCGTGATCACCGCGGCGGTCTGA
- a CDS encoding host attachment protein, which produces MTAYKDDGKLWVLVADEGVARLLKLPEEGGDLEDVTTLTDAAAHANNSDLRRDAEGRRGNSVTSSASVDASHQEAISFASRVAKTLDDGYNNGEVTQLRVVAAPRFLGLLRKAMSPQIAKLVIDETNVDVVHESLGALTTRLFPERDFSKQKP; this is translated from the coding sequence ATGACTGCATACAAGGATGACGGGAAGCTCTGGGTGCTGGTGGCCGACGAGGGCGTGGCGCGCCTGCTGAAGCTGCCCGAGGAAGGCGGCGACCTGGAGGACGTCACGACGCTGACCGATGCCGCCGCCCATGCGAACAATTCGGACCTGCGCCGCGATGCCGAAGGCCGGCGCGGCAACAGCGTGACCTCGTCGGCCAGCGTCGACGCGTCGCACCAGGAGGCGATCAGCTTCGCCTCGCGCGTGGCCAAGACGCTGGACGACGGCTACAACAACGGCGAAGTGACGCAGCTGCGCGTCGTCGCCGCGCCGCGCTTCCTGGGCCTGCTGCGCAAGGCGATGAGCCCGCAGATCGCCAAGCTGGTCATCGACGAGACCAACGTCGACGTCGTCCACGAAAGCCTGGGCGCGCTGACCACGCGCCTGTTCCCGGAGCGGGATTTCAGCAAGCAGAAGCCGTAA